ATAGGTGAGGTTACCAATGAGGAAAAAAAAGAAATAACAAAATTACATGGTAGGAAAACGGCATTAATTGAATTATTAAAAATATTAAATAGTACAGTACCATCACAAGAAGAACAGGATTATTTATATTCAAAGGCTACAAATGAACTTGAAAAGGTTGAATTGTCATTACGGAAATGGTGGGAGCGAATAATTCAAAAATATGGTTTACAGAATATGGAGGACAGGAGATTGAAAATAGAATTTAATACTAATAGAATTTATCTAGTATCAAATGATTGATAATCATATTGTATTAATCAATTTTTCATATGAGATTAATAATAGGGATGGAATACGTTGGTTAGAGCTAGGTCCAATTTTGTTTTGGCTACTGCATAATGTCCAAAAGCTGATGGTGTTAAATGTCCAGGATTTGATAGATAAAGTGACCAAAGTATAGATTGTCAGTCAGTCTGTCAAGTATCCTTAGTTATCGCTATAAGGTATTTAATCAGCATTGTCTCGATAAGCCTTTATGCACCTGTGTAGAAAGTCTGGTAACCCCCGTACGGCAAGTCGGTCGTCAATGTCCAAGTGGAGTAGTGAAATTGCCAAAATAGACCATCAACACCTTCTTTAACCTGAAAATACAAAAATGGATATTTTGCAGCATTAAAATATTTAACTAAAATCACTTAGTACAGCATTCGGACACATTTGTCGTCAAATTGAGGACATCCTGTACCATCAACCTTTTGACAGGATAGCTTAACACTAACACCAATTTATTGATAGGCAGATATTTATTAGAACCTGGTTTTAGAATATCGTTATATTTATAGTCCTAGCCAGTAAATTAAAGCACTTGCAATTTAATTCATTTGAATATCCTGTGTCAGTAAGCAATGGCACTAGAATATCAAAAAGAAAGGAGGTGTTATTGATGAGAATTTTATTACCAAAAGCCAATACAGAGGCTAAAATGTGTGACTCTAGTTGTACAGGATGTGGTACCGTTTGTCAGGCTTCAGGATGTGCGTACAATTGTTCAGGACCTAGTTAAACAAGCTTTTCTGGTTATAAAAGCATTCCTTTCTAATATTAGAAAGGAATGCTTTTATAATCAACTTTTATAAAGGGGGAGAGGAAGGCGAATGCTGAAGCAATCCAGGTTCTTTAGATTTCAAAATGGCACTGAAAGATATATATATTCCGGATATACCGGACTGCTGTTAAAAGATAATGATACAATCAAAAACTTTCTTGATAACCCGTACGGTGATGAAACATTGGAGAAATATCTAATCTCAGATATGGGATCCGGACATACAAAAAACTATTCTAATACTACACCTTATGTTGAAGGGATTATCTTGTTTGTTACTAACTATTGCAATTTAAATTGTATATACTGCTACAATAAAAGCAATGAGATAAATAAAGCGGATCATATGTCAACCGACACTTTTGAGCAAGCTATCCAATATTTTTTACAAAATTTCCATTATGGCAAAACAATCTCAATGCAGTTTTTTGGAGGAGAACCCTTGTTAAACTTTCCCCTTATTAAGCATGCAGTTGCCTATGCAAGGGAATTGCAAGACCAATACAATGTGAAGTTCTGGTTTTCCATCACCACCAATGCTACGGTAATCACTAAAGAAATAAGGGATTTCTTATGGGAAAACAAAATTGAAATAATGGTAAGCATTGACGGCGATCGAGCGACTCATGATAAACAAAGGCCTTTCCTGGATGGCAGCGGATCCTACGACACCATCATGAAAAACGTTCAATTACTGTCCGGCTTGCCGGCTCTGGTCAGGGCAACTATCTATGATCCCCGGACCAATCTTGTGTCCCTGTACGAGGATCTCATCGAAAGTGGCTTCGAGTCTTTATTAATCGACTATGCGTCGATTAATAAGTGCCCTGTCTCTAAAGATGACCTGGATCTAATGGCTGCAAACATTAAGGATCTGGCCGGGTATGTTAGTCGCAACATGCAGGAAGGGCGTGTGATCAGATTTAAGAATATCATGGAAAACATATTTAAAATACATAATGGAAGCAAAAAGAGGCACCCATGCGATACCGGTGTATCCCGTTTCACGGTGGCGTGTGATGGTAAGATCTACGGATGCCACAGGTTTAACAATTTAGAAACACTTAACTGGGGGAATGTCTTCAAGGGTTTGGACTTCAGCAAGCGAACCGATTTCCTGTCTTCTCACATTATCTCTCAAAGAAACCCGTATTGTCAACATTGCTGGGCCGGAATGCTCTGCGGGGGCGATTGCTACCACACCTCATATATGGCCAGTGGCAACACAAGAAGCATCGACCAGACGCACTGCTTTGCCATGAAAGAAATCATCGCCAAATCATTGCTGATATACACTTCATTATCAGAGGAAATGAGAAGTAGAATTGGTAAGCGCACTATCAGAGCCACACCCATAAAAGAGAGACAGACAAACTTCCCGTATGTCGCTCAGTCTATCAAGGATGGCATTGAAGTGTTGAACATCAGGGCCCTGGCGAGTACAAGCGACAGCGATTTATCGGTTTGCGATTGCGACTTTTGCGAAGGCTGTTCCAGCGACATTATTTATGCCTGAAAATGAGTTTAGGCAAATAGCGGCTACTGCTCTAACCGTGCCTGCCCCTATTTATCTATCAAGGCAAAGGGATGGATATAGCGATGAATGTCTCCTTTGATGAAACCTACCAGGCGACCAAGAGGTACCTTGAGACAGCACATCTTTCAAACAGAGCCTATAAGATAGGTATCTACACGAAGGAAGGCGCAATTAACCATTTGCCTGATTTTGAAATGGATTACCGGTTGTGGCAGGGAAAATACGCTGCCTTTATCGCAGCTGCAATTACCGATACGGCCATTGAGAGGATCATTGCCTGTACTAGTGTCTTTTTCTATATCCATGATTTTTTTGAGCAGATTCACTTCTGGTTTCACGACAAAGCAGAAGGAAGGTTGAAAAGGATCTCCCTCAACGAGCTTCTATGCGATAAAGAACAGTATGCCATCACTATCGGTTTCACAAAAATACTCAAAGAATTAGGTACTTCATCCAAATACTCGATAACCAACATGTTTCTCGGGCTGTATCAAGTGCTTTTAGAAAAGGATGAGACACTTTTTATAGAGACCACGGGATATGCATCGCTCAGCGCCGACCTGCAAAGGCAGGAAGTGTTGGGCATGAACGATCTGCCACGAGTTGGCATTGAAAGGATCGGCGTTACCAGAGAGCTTAGTAGACCGGTGGAAAAGCTTGCCGTCAGATTGGGTCTCAAGGAGCAGAAAAATATCTATAACCTTCGAACTTTGGGCAAGGTGTATCTGAAAAGATCGTGTTGAGGCAGGAGGGAAGCCCTACATGCCCGGCTTTATCAGAAATTATTCTGTCTATATCAGGCCATTTTATAGACACTACCTGATCGTGATTGCTCTTGTGTTTTTTTCTGTAATGCTGACGCTGCCCACACCGCTGCTCATTAGGTATATAATCGACAGGATCATTCCCGCCAGGGATTTTTCGCAACTCAATCTTTTTATCGCCATCATTTTTGGTCTTTATTGCCTCCGGGCCGGAGTGGGATACCTGATCAACTACCTGTATGTATACGTGGGCACCCTTGTCAGCTATAAGCTCAGGGAGAATATCTTCACCCACTTGCAGTCCCTGCCCCTGAACTATTTGAACAGGCAATATGCCGGAGATTTCGTTTCCAGGATCGTAAACGACGTCAACGTCTTGAATGGCTTGCTGACCTCCTCGTTTATCGATTTTGTCACGAACATGATCACCTTTGTCGGTATCCTGATCCTACTGATCATCTTGAACTGGCAGCTGACAATCCTCAATGCCATCACTATTCTGCTGTTCTGGTATATATCCAAGACCATGAAAACAAGGTTGAGAAAGAACAGCCGGGCAATCCAGGAACAATCTTCGCTATTCATGTCGAAACTGTACGAGAGTGTCTATAACCAGAAGACCATCAGAGCTTTCAGGCTTGAGGAAGCTTTTCTCGGGTCGTATCTGGCAGAATTAGCGAAGCTAAACGACCTCAACATATACTCGATCAAGTTGAGCAATTTCGTGCAACAGATATCATTCATCATAATTTCCTTCGGGCCGCTGTTCGTGCTATGGTACGGAACCAGGCTGGTATTTACGGGGGTGTTCACTATCGGCAGCCTGTTCGCGTTTTACCAATACTTGTACCAAGTGTATGCTCCCGTGAGCAGCTTTGTCAACTTCAACCTGAACATTCAGGCTGCCTGGGGGGCGAGTACCCGGATTTATGATTTTTTAAGCCTGGTCCCGGAAGAGCATGGCAATCAGGTGGTTGAACAGAGTATCCGGGGCAAGATCATTTACAGGGACGTGACTTTCAGCTATGATGGCGGCACGCCGGTATTGAAGAAAATCAGCCTGGAGATCGAGCCCGGCCAGTACGTCGGCATTGTCGGCGCCAGCGGCGCTGGCAAATCGACGATTGTCAATCTCCTAATGGGTTTTTTCGGCGGTTATGAGGGTGAGATCCTACTGGACGGCCATCGGATTGCCGACTTGAGTCCCGGCTTTGTTAGGGAGCAGATCGGAATCATGACCCAGGATCCCTGCCTGTTCAAGTGCTCAATCAAGGAGAATATCCGGCTGGGCAGATTGAACGCCACCATGCCGGAGATCCGGCAGGCGGCAGCCATGGCCCGGATAGACGACTTCATCATGGGCTTTCCGGATGGATACGAGACCATTATCGAAGAAAAGGGCGAGAACATCTCCAGGGGCCAGAAGCAGCGGATCGCCCTGGCCCGGGTCTTTTTAAGAAAACCCAGGATCGTAATCTTCGACGAGGCCACCTCCTCCCTGGACGCATCCCTGGAAAAACTGATCCAGGATACTATCGAGAGGGCGACGGAAGGCACCACATGTATCGTCATCTCGCACCGACTGGCAAGCGTTGTCAATGCGGAGAGGATCTTTGTGATCGATGACGGGGCGATTGTCGAGCAGGGAAATCACTTTGAGTTGGTTGAAAGAAAAGGATATTACTACAGCCTGTACCTGAAGCAGTTCATGCTTGAAGATACCAGAAAGGAGTAGCTAACTCTCATGCCTGGAATTGAGACAATTTATCCGCCCAGCCTTCTCCCCTAGCTGCACTTTCAGGGTACGTCCGGGGCTTCCGGATAAGAAGCTCCGCAAGGTGTCGAGAACAGCCGCTATGTACCGCATATTTAACAAGACAATCACGTTGACCACCAACCCCAACGCATTCAGTTGATCTTCCTGGCCTTAGCGGTAGGTCAGATACAGTTCGCTCCGCTTGCCATAGAAGAAGGCTCGAGCAAGACTGTGCCGCGCTTCACTATGTTTAAGTTGGGGCAAAACTCACCTTCGATAACCTTTGTCATCGAGATAAGCCAACAACAGTTATCGCGTCTTATAGATCAATTTTATACATCCGGCGGTGACTGGATAATGCGGGTTGTTAAGCGACGGGTGAAAAATACTGGCTTGGTAGAATTACCAAACGGGAAACAAAGTTGTTTTCTCACTGCCAGATGGGATAATATCACCGTCCTTAAGCGGCGCTGGTATTTATCCCTATGTAGAGAAATAAGAGATTGTATCCTCATGCTCCCATCGTAGTAAATATTAGCAGGTGCAGGATTAAAGAAGGAAATATAGAATATAATGTAGAATTTATCAAATTAAAAACAAGAGGTGCGGACGTGTGTCAGCATAACGGTTAAGGAAGCCGTATGCGGTAAAGGAACTACTATAGGAAGAATGAGCAGGTTGCCTGGAAGGATACCACCTACTATCAAAGGCGTCATCGTCGGTACCCTAGCGGGCTTCTTCTTGGCGCTTGACCTTATGATTGGCATCCAAAACGCTGCGCGCGGGCGATACTGCCGCGAGGAGCAACAATATCCAGAAGGCCATCAGCGACTACGAGCAAGCGGTCAAGTGTGATGTTACCAAAACCGGTACTACCAGCAACAACGACGGTATTCCTGATTATTTAAAAGGTCTAGTTAATAGGAATA
This window of the Pelotomaculum isophthalicicum JI genome carries:
- a CDS encoding CXXX repeat peptide modification system protein, which gives rise to MNNKKTNKKIGEVTNEEKKEITKLHGRKTALIELLKILNSTVPSQEEQDYLYSKATNELEKVELSLRKWWERIIQKYGLQNMEDRRLKIEFNTNRIYLVSND
- a CDS encoding radical SAM/SPASM domain-containing protein, with the protein product MLKQSRFFRFQNGTERYIYSGYTGLLLKDNDTIKNFLDNPYGDETLEKYLISDMGSGHTKNYSNTTPYVEGIILFVTNYCNLNCIYCYNKSNEINKADHMSTDTFEQAIQYFLQNFHYGKTISMQFFGGEPLLNFPLIKHAVAYARELQDQYNVKFWFSITTNATVITKEIRDFLWENKIEIMVSIDGDRATHDKQRPFLDGSGSYDTIMKNVQLLSGLPALVRATIYDPRTNLVSLYEDLIESGFESLLIDYASINKCPVSKDDLDLMAANIKDLAGYVSRNMQEGRVIRFKNIMENIFKIHNGSKKRHPCDTGVSRFTVACDGKIYGCHRFNNLETLNWGNVFKGLDFSKRTDFLSSHIISQRNPYCQHCWAGMLCGGDCYHTSYMASGNTRSIDQTHCFAMKEIIAKSLLIYTSLSEEMRSRIGKRTIRATPIKERQTNFPYVAQSIKDGIEVLNIRALASTSDSDLSVCDCDFCEGCSSDIIYA
- a CDS encoding ABC transporter ATP-binding protein; this translates as MPGFIRNYSVYIRPFYRHYLIVIALVFFSVMLTLPTPLLIRYIIDRIIPARDFSQLNLFIAIIFGLYCLRAGVGYLINYLYVYVGTLVSYKLRENIFTHLQSLPLNYLNRQYAGDFVSRIVNDVNVLNGLLTSSFIDFVTNMITFVGILILLIILNWQLTILNAITILLFWYISKTMKTRLRKNSRAIQEQSSLFMSKLYESVYNQKTIRAFRLEEAFLGSYLAELAKLNDLNIYSIKLSNFVQQISFIIISFGPLFVLWYGTRLVFTGVFTIGSLFAFYQYLYQVYAPVSSFVNFNLNIQAAWGASTRIYDFLSLVPEEHGNQVVEQSIRGKIIYRDVTFSYDGGTPVLKKISLEIEPGQYVGIVGASGAGKSTIVNLLMGFFGGYEGEILLDGHRIADLSPGFVREQIGIMTQDPCLFKCSIKENIRLGRLNATMPEIRQAAAMARIDDFIMGFPDGYETIIEEKGENISRGQKQRIALARVFLRKPRIVIFDEATSSLDASLEKLIQDTIERATEGTTCIVISHRLASVVNAERIFVIDDGAIVEQGNHFELVERKGYYYSLYLKQFMLEDTRKE